A genomic window from Lasioglossum baleicum chromosome 7, iyLasBale1, whole genome shotgun sequence includes:
- the LOC143210360 gene encoding THAP domain-containing protein 1 A-like: MPRRCCVPNCKGNYDTTLKENNYISIFKFPKDEQLRKKWMAAIPHKNWTPTKYSAVCSLHFAETDIQRYQNIPSPNGVLENVLFRCPRLMENAIPSIFSNSPSKRVLPQRKDPIEHRERIIENHENLVREFIDSDLISGFLNLINNYKEKLVISNHWSTKIIIRII, encoded by the coding sequence ATGCCACGGCGTTGTTGTGTCCCCAATTGTAAGGGAAATTATGATACTACtcttaaagaaaataattatatttctatatttaaattcCCCAAAGATGAGCAATTGCGGAAAAAATGGATGGCTGCTATTCCCCATAAAAATTGGACACCGACAAAATATTCTGCAGTTTGTAGTCTGCATTTTGCAGAAACTGATATCCAAAGGTATCAGAATATTCCATCTCCTAACGGTGTACTGGAGAATGTTTTATTCAGATGTCCAAGACTTATGGAAAATGCAATACCTTCCATTTTTTCCAATTCGCCATCAAAACGTGTGCTACCACAAAGAAAAGATCCTATAGAGCACAGGGAAAGAATAATTGAAAACCATGAAAATTTAGTTAGAGAGTTTATTGATTCTGATCTAATTAGTGGTTTCTTAAATTTGataaacaattataaagaaaagcTTGTAATTTCGAACCATTGGAGTACCAAAATAATTATACGTATCATATGA